A stretch of the Excalfactoria chinensis isolate bCotChi1 chromosome 25, bCotChi1.hap2, whole genome shotgun sequence genome encodes the following:
- the LOC140262586 gene encoding tumor necrosis factor receptor superfamily member 10B-like isoform X3: MCLTALRFCSVLLLFAKLHLGSALAVKRALLESNECPMGTHLAHDSIQCLPCGENEFTEHPNDFLKCLGCRICREDQVEVSPCIRTRNRQCACKNSTFCLPDHPCEMCQKCQTRCPKGQVRIAPCTPHSDLQCGPPLDASSSSSTGIVFITVLLAVVLGIVLVFLAWRYCCRHHSAGDGGELSRKPSVVVEMAPRISVPCIETQKKLVPVPGQDPIALLRRSFDTFVNVVPFPDWKRFGRALDLLENDLYLAEQHDKGSREPFYQMLNTWLNKQGSKASVNTLLETLPRIGLNGVAVRITSELIKEGYFQYEVS; the protein is encoded by the exons ATGTGCTTAACGGCGCTCCGGTTCTGCTCcgtcctgctgctgtttgcg AAGCTTCATTTGGGATCTGCTCTGGCAGTGAAGAGGGCGCTCCTGGAGAGCAACGAGTGTCCTATGG GCACCCATCTTGCACATGACTCCATTCAGTGCCTCCCCTGTGGGGAAAATGAATTCACTGAGCATCCAAATGACTTCCTTAAATGCCTGGGCTGCCGGATATGTAGGGAAG ACCAGGTGGAGGTGAGTCCCTGCATCAGGACCAGGAACAGGCAGTGTGCTTGCAAAAATAGTACCTTCTGTTTACCCGACCATCCCTGTGAGATGTGCCAAAAATGCCAAACCCG GTGCCCCAAAGGACAAGTAAGGATCGCTCCGTGCACGCCGCACAGCGACCTGCAGTGCGGTCCTCCTTTGGacgcctcctccagctcctcca CAGGCATCGTTTTCATCACCGTGCTGCTTGCTGTGGTCCTGGGGATCGTGCTGGTGTTCTTAGCATGGAGATACTGCTGCAGACACCACAGTGCAG ggGATGgtggagagctgagcaggaagCCCAGTGTCGTGGTG GAGATGGCACCAAGAATCTCAGTTCCTTGCATAGAAACCCAGAAGAAGCTGGTTCCAGTGCCGGGACAGGACCCCATAGCCC TTTTGCGTCGCTCTTTCGACACCTTTGTTAACGTGGTGCCCTTCCCAGACTGGAAGAGATTCGGCCGAGCCCTCGATCTGCTGGAAAACGACCTTTATTTGGCGGAGCAGCACGACAAAGGCTCACGGGAGCCCTTCTATCAGATGCTCAACACGTGGCTCAACAAACAAGGCAGCAAAGCCTCTGTGAATACACTGCTGGAGACCCTACCTCGCATTGGCCTTAATGGAGTGGCGGTCAGAATCACCTCCGAACTCATTAAGGAGGGCTATTTCCAGTATGAAGTGAGCTGA
- the LOC140262586 gene encoding tumor necrosis factor receptor superfamily member 10B-like isoform X2 yields MCLTALRFCSVLLLFAKLHLGSALAVKRALLESNECPMGTHLAHDSIQCLPCGENEFTEHPNDFLKCLGCRICREDQVEVSPCIRTRNRQCACKNSTFCLPDHPCEMCQKCQTRCPKGQVRIAPCTPHSDLQCGPPLDASSSSSSIVFITVLLAVVLGIVLVFLAWRYCCRHHSAGDGGELSRKPSVVVNRLLHRLGIQDNRCNEQIYMKQQQQQQQLLAPVQGSDVPRGVELEEMAPRISVPCIETQKKLVPVPGQDPIALLRRSFDTFVNVVPFPDWKRFGRALDLLENDLYLAEQHDKGSREPFYQMLNTWLNKQGSKASVNTLLETLPRIGLNGVAVRITSELIKEGYFQYEVS; encoded by the exons ATGTGCTTAACGGCGCTCCGGTTCTGCTCcgtcctgctgctgtttgcg AAGCTTCATTTGGGATCTGCTCTGGCAGTGAAGAGGGCGCTCCTGGAGAGCAACGAGTGTCCTATGG GCACCCATCTTGCACATGACTCCATTCAGTGCCTCCCCTGTGGGGAAAATGAATTCACTGAGCATCCAAATGACTTCCTTAAATGCCTGGGCTGCCGGATATGTAGGGAAG ACCAGGTGGAGGTGAGTCCCTGCATCAGGACCAGGAACAGGCAGTGTGCTTGCAAAAATAGTACCTTCTGTTTACCCGACCATCCCTGTGAGATGTGCCAAAAATGCCAAACCCG GTGCCCCAAAGGACAAGTAAGGATCGCTCCGTGCACGCCGCACAGCGACCTGCAGTGCGGTCCTCCTTTGGacgcctcctccagctcctcca GCATCGTTTTCATCACCGTGCTGCTTGCTGTGGTCCTGGGGATCGTGCTGGTGTTCTTAGCATGGAGATACTGCTGCAGACACCACAGTGCAG ggGATGgtggagagctgagcaggaagCCCAGTGTCGTGGTG AACAGACTGTTGCATCGGTTGGGGATTCAGGACAACAGGTGCAATGAGCAGATCTacatgaagcagcagcagcagcagcagcagctgctcgcCCCAGTTCAGGGCTCAGATGTTCCCCGTGGTGTGGAGCTGGAG GAGATGGCACCAAGAATCTCAGTTCCTTGCATAGAAACCCAGAAGAAGCTGGTTCCAGTGCCGGGACAGGACCCCATAGCCC TTTTGCGTCGCTCTTTCGACACCTTTGTTAACGTGGTGCCCTTCCCAGACTGGAAGAGATTCGGCCGAGCCCTCGATCTGCTGGAAAACGACCTTTATTTGGCGGAGCAGCACGACAAAGGCTCACGGGAGCCCTTCTATCAGATGCTCAACACGTGGCTCAACAAACAAGGCAGCAAAGCCTCTGTGAATACACTGCTGGAGACCCTACCTCGCATTGGCCTTAATGGAGTGGCGGTCAGAATCACCTCCGAACTCATTAAGGAGGGCTATTTCCAGTATGAAGTGAGCTGA
- the LOC140262586 gene encoding tumor necrosis factor receptor superfamily member 10B-like isoform X1, with amino-acid sequence MCLTALRFCSVLLLFAKLHLGSALAVKRALLESNECPMGTHLAHDSIQCLPCGENEFTEHPNDFLKCLGCRICREDQVEVSPCIRTRNRQCACKNSTFCLPDHPCEMCQKCQTRCPKGQVRIAPCTPHSDLQCGPPLDASSSSSTGIVFITVLLAVVLGIVLVFLAWRYCCRHHSAGDGGELSRKPSVVVNRLLHRLGIQDNRCNEQIYMKQQQQQQQLLAPVQGSDVPRGVELEEMAPRISVPCIETQKKLVPVPGQDPIALLRRSFDTFVNVVPFPDWKRFGRALDLLENDLYLAEQHDKGSREPFYQMLNTWLNKQGSKASVNTLLETLPRIGLNGVAVRITSELIKEGYFQYEVS; translated from the exons ATGTGCTTAACGGCGCTCCGGTTCTGCTCcgtcctgctgctgtttgcg AAGCTTCATTTGGGATCTGCTCTGGCAGTGAAGAGGGCGCTCCTGGAGAGCAACGAGTGTCCTATGG GCACCCATCTTGCACATGACTCCATTCAGTGCCTCCCCTGTGGGGAAAATGAATTCACTGAGCATCCAAATGACTTCCTTAAATGCCTGGGCTGCCGGATATGTAGGGAAG ACCAGGTGGAGGTGAGTCCCTGCATCAGGACCAGGAACAGGCAGTGTGCTTGCAAAAATAGTACCTTCTGTTTACCCGACCATCCCTGTGAGATGTGCCAAAAATGCCAAACCCG GTGCCCCAAAGGACAAGTAAGGATCGCTCCGTGCACGCCGCACAGCGACCTGCAGTGCGGTCCTCCTTTGGacgcctcctccagctcctcca CAGGCATCGTTTTCATCACCGTGCTGCTTGCTGTGGTCCTGGGGATCGTGCTGGTGTTCTTAGCATGGAGATACTGCTGCAGACACCACAGTGCAG ggGATGgtggagagctgagcaggaagCCCAGTGTCGTGGTG AACAGACTGTTGCATCGGTTGGGGATTCAGGACAACAGGTGCAATGAGCAGATCTacatgaagcagcagcagcagcagcagcagctgctcgcCCCAGTTCAGGGCTCAGATGTTCCCCGTGGTGTGGAGCTGGAG GAGATGGCACCAAGAATCTCAGTTCCTTGCATAGAAACCCAGAAGAAGCTGGTTCCAGTGCCGGGACAGGACCCCATAGCCC TTTTGCGTCGCTCTTTCGACACCTTTGTTAACGTGGTGCCCTTCCCAGACTGGAAGAGATTCGGCCGAGCCCTCGATCTGCTGGAAAACGACCTTTATTTGGCGGAGCAGCACGACAAAGGCTCACGGGAGCCCTTCTATCAGATGCTCAACACGTGGCTCAACAAACAAGGCAGCAAAGCCTCTGTGAATACACTGCTGGAGACCCTACCTCGCATTGGCCTTAATGGAGTGGCGGTCAGAATCACCTCCGAACTCATTAAGGAGGGCTATTTCCAGTATGAAGTGAGCTGA